One window of Campylobacter avium LMG 24591 genomic DNA carries:
- the glmM gene encoding phosphoglucosamine mutase produces the protein MKLFGTDGVRGKAGEFLDSFLAMRLAMAAGIYFKDKAITNNILVGKDTRRSGYMIENAIVSGLTSIGYNVVQIGPMPTPAIAFLTEDMRCDAGIMISASHNPYYDNGIKFFDMHGNKLNEDIERKIEEIYYNDKLIESSKLNSAQIGQAKRIDDVIGRYIVSIKNSFPKDLTLKSLRVVLDVANGAAYKVAPTVFKELGAEVIVLNDKPNGLNINDNCGALHPLNLAAEVKKFRADVGFALDGDADRLVVVDEKGEVANGDSLLGVLALYLKEQGRLNSAVVATVMSNGALREFLEKNGISLQTCGVGDKYVLEKLKEVGGNFGGEQSGHIIFSDYAKTGDGLIAALQFSALMLTKKKSASSILSQIRPYPQILKNLKITQKKDLSKIKGLKELEEALKQKGIGFLFRYSGTENLIRLLLEAKDKKLIEKEMKAVVEFFEKNLNV, from the coding sequence ATGAAGCTATTTGGAACTGATGGTGTTAGAGGCAAGGCTGGAGAGTTTTTGGACTCGTTTTTAGCTATGCGTCTTGCTATGGCTGCTGGAATTTACTTTAAAGATAAAGCTATAACAAATAATATCTTAGTTGGAAAAGACACAAGAAGAAGTGGCTATATGATAGAAAATGCCATAGTTTCAGGGCTAACCTCCATAGGTTATAATGTAGTGCAAATAGGTCCTATGCCAACTCCTGCCATAGCTTTTTTGACTGAGGATATGCGTTGCGATGCTGGTATAATGATTTCAGCCTCTCATAATCCCTACTATGATAATGGCATAAAATTCTTTGATATGCACGGAAACAAGCTAAATGAGGACATAGAAAGAAAGATAGAAGAAATTTATTACAATGATAAACTCATAGAAAGCTCTAAGCTAAATTCAGCACAAATAGGACAGGCAAAAAGAATTGACGATGTTATAGGCAGATACATAGTCTCTATAAAAAACTCCTTTCCAAAGGACTTAACACTAAAGTCTTTAAGAGTGGTTTTGGATGTGGCAAATGGTGCGGCTTATAAGGTGGCTCCAACCGTGTTTAAAGAACTTGGTGCAGAGGTAATTGTGCTAAATGACAAGCCAAACGGACTTAATATAAATGATAATTGCGGTGCCTTACACCCCTTAAATTTAGCGGCTGAGGTTAAGAAATTTAGGGCTGATGTTGGCTTTGCTCTTGATGGAGATGCTGATAGGCTTGTTGTTGTTGATGAAAAGGGCGAGGTAGCAAATGGAGACTCTTTACTTGGAGTTTTAGCCCTATATCTAAAAGAACAAGGTAGGCTAAATTCAGCTGTGGTGGCTACTGTGATGAGTAACGGTGCTTTAAGAGAATTTTTAGAAAAAAATGGTATTTCGCTTCAAACTTGCGGTGTTGGAGATAAATATGTGCTTGAAAAGCTAAAAGAAGTAGGCGGAAATTTTGGAGGAGAGCAAAGCGGACACATCATCTTTTCAGATTACGCAAAAACAGGAGATGGGCTAATAGCTGCACTTCAGTTTTCAGCCCTAATGCTTACAAAGAAAAAATCAGCTTCTAGCATACTTTCACAAATAAGGCCTTATCCGCAAATTTTAAAAAACCTAAAGATTACTCAAAAAAAGGACTTAAGCAAGATAAAGGGCTTAAAAGAGCTTGAAGAAGCACTTAAGCAAAAAGGCATTGGCTTTTTATTTAGGTATTCTGGCACTGAAAATTTGATAAGATTATTGCTTGAAGCAAAGGATAAAAAGCTCATAGAAAAAGAGATGAAAGCGGTTGTAGAGTTTTTTGAGAAAAATTTAAATGTTTAA
- the rplM gene encoding 50S ribosomal protein L13, with protein sequence MTKVMKPSEIKREWVVLDAEGKCFGRLLTQAAIILRGKNKAYYTPNVDCGDYVIIINASKATFTGANKAEDKLYHRHSGYFGSTKSEKFGDLLSKNPTKLYKLALRGMLPKTTLGKAMLKKLKVYAGSEHPHTAQIARKG encoded by the coding sequence ATGACAAAGGTAATGAAGCCAAGTGAGATAAAAAGGGAATGGGTGGTTTTAGACGCCGAAGGAAAGTGCTTTGGTAGACTATTAACCCAAGCAGCCATTATCCTAAGAGGCAAGAACAAAGCTTACTATACTCCAAATGTGGACTGCGGTGATTATGTAATCATAATAAACGCTTCAAAGGCAACTTTTACCGGAGCTAACAAGGCTGAGGATAAGCTTTATCACAGGCATTCTGGATATTTTGGCAGCACCAAAAGCGAGAAATTTGGCGATTTATTAAGCAAAAATCCAACAAAACTATACAAACTAGCCCTAAGAGGTATGCTTCCTAAAACCACTCTTGGCAAAGCTATGTTAAAAAAATTAAAAGTTTATGCGGGTAGCGAACACCCTCATACAGCTCAAATAGCTAGAAAAGGATAA
- the rpsI gene encoding 30S ribosomal protein S9, with product MAKVTTIYATGKRKTAVAKVWLKAGSGKITVNDMDLNTWLGGHEAIKLKVVQPLLVTKQERLMDIKAKTLGGGYSAQAEALRHGISKALASMDSEFRAVLKPQGLLTRDSRVVERKKYGKRKARRSPQFSKR from the coding sequence ATGGCTAAGGTAACAACAATTTACGCAACAGGAAAAAGAAAGACAGCCGTAGCAAAGGTGTGGCTAAAAGCTGGTTCTGGAAAAATCACAGTAAATGATATGGACTTAAATACTTGGCTTGGCGGTCATGAAGCCATAAAGCTAAAGGTGGTTCAGCCCTTACTTGTAACAAAGCAAGAAAGACTTATGGATATTAAAGCAAAAACCTTGGGAGGCGGATATAGCGCTCAGGCTGAAGCTTTAAGACACGGAATTTCAAAGGCTTTAGCTTCTATGGATAGCGAATTTAGGGCTGTGTTAAAACCTCAAGGCTTGCTAACAAGAGATAGCAGAGTTGTAGAGCGTAAAAAATACGGAAAAAGAAAAGCTAGAAGAAGCCCGCAATTCTCTAAACGTTAA
- a CDS encoding RecB-like helicase — protein MKFEPFLALEASAGSGKTFALSLRFVALILMGAKIDEILAITFTKKAANEMKKRIIENFLNFDKTGYEAQKQELCTLLAKDEKELVSVRDNLKEEFLRKSLRIQTFDSFFSQLIRSFALNLGFMSDFEILERDSDIVALFIKSLSKKELKELANFIISTNESKRSFFDNLNFLYENSCKIEVDENLSVKNKLDIQKAYEEFKAYALSLSTNANYKKNFDYESIEDNLKEFCKKPVICDLSKKYFENIKEDENFIRLRANLIKEINNYALHLYKLKMKSLNSFLKLYEELSTKLSKKNNSLSFNQINKKTYELIQGNDKDLVYFRLDGRISHLLIDEFQDTNVLQYKILKPLIAELVSGKGVKEFRSFFYVGDKKQSIYKFRNTQKELFDVLQSDFKQIKRQILDTNYRSKEELVSFVNEVFKPQYEALSQLYHPQKAILQGQAFVRILDIDEDKENLKENVFNSLYEQILFLKEHKAKLSDICILCWKNSDADDIVAFLKDKKIEAFTQSSIELVNKAQVFALLAFAKYCIFGDEFYAQQLRALNFSNFTRLKLDFSKSTMQTALYLAKELRLDLSDTALIQFIEYAFTKENFLELIFKPCNLTIKTEQNYGINVMTVHKSKGLEFKHLIVLDGLSKTQRENVFLEYDVKNGFELEFASDLRSYTKEERYMSFMQRHNELVRYDELNKLYVAFTRACDSLIIIQRKNAPKEASKFAMLNLSACDRGKMELGLENESNLKFNDKLKTQLDDFVSIQRQEYNKINIQNTDETYFGTALHYALEHMSFCEDNFATVYKRLKNKFFHILDEEALEEIKARCLALRADENFKKLIASKRLLREQKFVFNQALKQIDLLALGDDEAFIFDYKSSKNNEDLHIKQVAEYKEAISSLLKGKKIRAFIVYCFKDRPLIQEL, from the coding sequence ATGAAATTTGAGCCTTTTTTAGCATTAGAAGCTAGTGCTGGTTCTGGTAAGACTTTCGCCTTGTCCTTGCGTTTTGTGGCTTTGATTTTAATGGGTGCAAAAATAGATGAAATTTTAGCCATTACCTTTACTAAAAAAGCTGCAAATGAGATGAAAAAAAGGATTATAGAAAATTTTTTAAATTTCGATAAAACAGGCTATGAAGCACAAAAACAAGAGCTTTGCACCTTGCTCGCTAAAGATGAAAAAGAGCTTGTGAGCGTAAGAGATAATTTAAAAGAGGAGTTTTTAAGAAAGTCCTTAAGGATACAAACCTTTGATAGCTTTTTTTCTCAGCTCATTCGTTCCTTTGCTTTAAATTTGGGCTTTATGAGTGATTTTGAAATACTTGAACGAGACAGCGACATTGTTGCTTTATTTATCAAATCTTTAAGCAAGAAAGAGTTAAAAGAATTAGCTAACTTCATAATAAGCACAAACGAGAGCAAAAGATCTTTTTTTGATAATCTAAATTTTTTGTATGAAAATTCCTGCAAGATAGAAGTAGATGAAAATTTAAGCGTTAAAAATAAGCTTGACATACAAAAGGCATACGAGGAGTTCAAAGCCTACGCTTTAAGCCTTAGCACTAACGCAAACTACAAGAAAAATTTTGACTATGAAAGCATAGAGGATAATTTAAAGGAATTTTGTAAAAAGCCTGTAATTTGTGATTTGTCTAAGAAATATTTTGAAAATATCAAGGAGGATGAAAATTTTATAAGATTAAGAGCTAATCTTATAAAAGAAATCAACAACTACGCGCTGCATCTTTACAAGCTAAAAATGAAAAGCTTAAATTCTTTCTTAAAGCTTTATGAGGAGCTTTCAACCAAGCTAAGCAAGAAAAATAACTCTCTTAGCTTTAATCAAATCAACAAAAAAACCTATGAGCTGATACAAGGGAACGATAAAGATTTGGTTTATTTTAGGCTTGATGGGCGAATTTCTCATCTTTTAATCGATGAATTTCAAGATACAAATGTCTTGCAATACAAAATTTTAAAGCCTTTGATTGCCGAGCTTGTCTCGGGTAAGGGTGTGAAAGAATTTAGAAGCTTTTTTTATGTTGGCGATAAAAAGCAAAGCATTTATAAATTTAGAAATACCCAAAAAGAGCTTTTTGATGTCTTGCAAAGCGATTTTAAGCAGATAAAAAGACAAATTCTAGATACAAATTATAGGAGCAAAGAAGAGCTTGTAAGCTTTGTTAATGAGGTCTTTAAGCCGCAGTACGAAGCCTTATCTCAGCTTTATCATCCTCAAAAGGCGATTTTGCAAGGACAAGCTTTTGTAAGAATTTTAGACATCGATGAGGATAAAGAGAATTTAAAAGAAAATGTTTTTAATAGCTTGTATGAGCAAATTTTATTTTTAAAAGAGCATAAAGCAAAACTAAGCGATATATGTATCTTATGTTGGAAAAATAGCGACGCAGATGATATCGTGGCCTTTTTAAAAGACAAAAAGATAGAAGCCTTTACGCAAAGTAGTATAGAACTTGTTAATAAAGCGCAAGTTTTTGCCTTGCTAGCCTTTGCTAAATACTGTATCTTTGGAGATGAGTTTTATGCGCAGCAGCTAAGGGCGCTAAATTTCAGCAACTTCACTCGCTTAAAGCTTGATTTTTCTAAAAGCACTATGCAAACGGCGCTTTATTTGGCTAAGGAATTAAGGCTTGATTTAAGCGATACGGCCTTAATACAGTTCATAGAATACGCCTTTACAAAGGAAAATTTCTTAGAGCTGATTTTTAAACCCTGCAATCTTACTATAAAAACAGAGCAAAATTACGGCATAAATGTTATGACTGTTCATAAATCAAAGGGGCTTGAATTTAAGCACCTCATCGTGCTTGATGGCCTAAGCAAGACGCAAAGAGAAAATGTCTTTTTAGAATACGATGTTAAAAACGGCTTTGAGCTTGAATTTGCCTCGGATTTAAGGTCTTATACAAAAGAGGAAAGATACATGAGTTTCATGCAAAGGCACAACGAGCTTGTAAGATACGATGAGCTAAATAAACTTTATGTGGCCTTTACTAGAGCTTGCGATTCCCTTATAATCATACAAAGAAAAAATGCCCCAAAAGAAGCTTCCAAATTTGCCATGCTAAATTTAAGTGCTTGCGATAGAGGCAAGATGGAGTTAGGCTTAGAAAACGAAAGCAACCTTAAGTTTAATGATAAGCTAAAAACGCAGCTAGATGACTTTGTAAGCATACAAAGGCAAGAATACAACAAAATCAATATACAAAATACCGATGAAACTTATTTTGGCACGGCCTTGCATTATGCGCTTGAGCATATGAGTTTTTGTGAGGATAATTTTGCCACCGTTTATAAAAGATTAAAAAACAAATTTTTTCATATTTTAGATGAGGAAGCTTTGGAAGAAATTAAGGCTAGGTGCCTAGCTTTAAGGGCTGATGAGAATTTTAAAAAGCTTATAGCTTCAAAAAGACTTCTTAGGGAGCAAAAATTTGTCTTTAATCAAGCTTTAAAACAAATCGATCTTTTAGCTTTAGGTGATGACGAGGCTTTTATCTTTGATTATAAAAGTTCCAAAAATAACGAGGACTTGCACATCAAGCAGGTTGCAGAATACAAAGAGGCAATCTCATCCTTGCTTAAGGGTAAAAAAATAAGGGCTTTTATAGTGTATTGCTTTAAAGATAGGCCTCTCATACAAGAATTGTAA
- a CDS encoding PD-(D/E)XK nuclease family protein produces the protein MRKLLVFPSTRKLRQYYSASTDTIFTDKAISVEDFFELVLVSSMQRKASAYESLILMHKACQQTHKSKDLHIAENFFAFLKNKEYLFSFFKELSLEKKQISDIACRDYYALYDEHLQILDELLKNYLELLKENNLYDDISLALTYEINYDYFKDYDELHFELAGFLSAFELDVLLELSKHIELVLIFHTSKFNISYMKSLPCFQNLDIKKDKKYKFSLSKKEILQEEDFVKSSSVISYKSFELRSLQAAFVFDELSKFIKEGIEPKDIVIITPDESFCDILMLYDYNKMLNYANGTSIKHSLFYKKLKAIFEAASSDFNFVKKEDFLTQNLSDVCEHEAYFEAKDMVFDLQNSTLRYLKIDDFLEFKQKLELSFDYDYFEKLIQSFLKEQSSELISLVELELKFVYLLRNQGLSLRELMELFLANISSLKLSLPDFSQVTVMGLLESRTLDFEAVIVVDFNDDLIPKRTVNELFLNNEIRSKSGLISYDRRENLQRFYYESLFKKAKKISISFLENEEKIRSRFLDELDFNLQSLDDKYHIQAYFGALKIKDYKETKINLEPIKAPKLKHNIFEKELSFSRLASFLECKRTYYYEYILKIPKPRALFFSEDKSIYGTFIHECFKQYYSEHKNTFNELEFIQLLESNQDKSFLCPLELELFKNKLHKFAQNEQRHFNEGFNVKYIEKELKKELVLRHKDKDFKIKLTGRIDRIDEASDCELILDYKSGDIPKDSYQLAFYQALYKEDAKACYYDLKDSMSFVREAKTKSVDDLRELFKGLVDEMQDEIVFENSRNGCCPYKSIYEKNLK, from the coding sequence ATGAGAAAACTTTTAGTCTTTCCTAGCACTAGAAAATTAAGGCAATATTATTCAGCCTCAACAGATACTATTTTCACTGATAAGGCCATTTCGGTTGAGGACTTTTTTGAGCTTGTGCTTGTATCTAGCATGCAAAGAAAGGCAAGTGCTTACGAAAGCTTGATTTTAATGCACAAGGCCTGCCAGCAAACACACAAAAGTAAAGATTTGCACATAGCTGAAAATTTCTTTGCCTTTTTAAAAAATAAAGAATACCTTTTTTCTTTTTTCAAAGAATTAAGCCTTGAAAAAAAGCAAATTTCTGATATTGCGTGCAGGGATTATTATGCTTTGTATGATGAGCATTTGCAAATTTTAGATGAGCTTTTAAAGAATTATTTAGAGCTTTTAAAAGAAAACAACTTGTATGATGATATATCCTTGGCGCTTACTTATGAGATAAATTATGATTATTTTAAGGACTATGATGAGCTTCATTTTGAGCTAGCAGGCTTTTTATCAGCTTTTGAACTTGATGTTTTGCTTGAACTGTCAAAGCACATCGAGCTTGTTCTCATCTTTCACACTAGCAAATTTAATATCTCATACATGAAATCTCTTCCATGTTTTCAAAATTTAGACATAAAAAAAGATAAAAAATACAAATTTAGCCTTAGCAAAAAAGAAATTTTGCAAGAAGAGGATTTTGTAAAATCAAGCAGTGTAATATCTTACAAGAGCTTTGAGCTTAGAAGCTTGCAAGCAGCCTTTGTCTTTGATGAACTAAGTAAATTTATAAAAGAGGGCATAGAACCTAAAGATATAGTTATTATCACTCCTGATGAAAGTTTTTGCGATATTTTAATGCTTTATGATTACAACAAGATGTTAAATTATGCAAACGGAACAAGCATAAAACACAGTTTATTTTATAAAAAACTTAAGGCCATTTTTGAGGCCGCTAGTAGCGATTTTAACTTTGTAAAAAAAGAGGATTTTTTAACTCAAAATTTGTCTGATGTGTGCGAACACGAGGCGTATTTTGAGGCTAAAGATATGGTCTTTGACCTTCAAAATTCTACTTTAAGATACCTAAAAATAGATGATTTTTTAGAATTTAAACAGAAATTAGAACTTAGCTTTGATTATGATTATTTTGAAAAGCTGATACAAAGCTTTCTTAAAGAGCAAAGCAGCGAGCTTATTTCTTTAGTGGAGCTTGAGCTGAAATTTGTGTATTTGTTACGAAATCAAGGCTTAAGCTTAAGAGAGCTTATGGAGCTTTTTTTGGCAAACATATCTTCTTTGAAGCTTTCTTTGCCAGATTTTTCTCAAGTTACTGTTATGGGTTTGCTAGAAAGCAGAACGCTTGATTTTGAAGCTGTGATAGTTGTTGATTTTAACGATGATTTAATACCAAAAAGAACTGTAAATGAACTGTTTTTAAATAACGAAATAAGAAGCAAATCGGGTCTAATATCTTATGATAGACGGGAGAATTTGCAAAGATTTTATTATGAAAGCTTATTTAAAAAAGCTAAGAAAATTTCTATATCGTTTTTGGAAAATGAAGAAAAGATAAGAAGTAGATTTTTAGATGAGCTTGATTTTAATTTACAAAGCCTAGATGATAAATACCACATACAAGCGTATTTTGGCGCCCTAAAAATAAAAGATTATAAAGAAACAAAGATAAATTTAGAACCTATCAAAGCGCCTAAATTAAAGCATAATATCTTTGAAAAGGAGCTATCTTTTAGCAGGCTCGCCTCGTTTTTAGAATGCAAAAGAACTTATTATTATGAATATATATTAAAAATTCCAAAGCCTAGAGCTTTGTTTTTTAGCGAGGATAAAAGCATATATGGAACTTTCATACACGAGTGCTTTAAGCAATATTACAGTGAGCATAAAAACACCTTTAATGAGCTAGAATTTATACAGCTTTTAGAAAGCAATCAAGATAAAAGCTTTTTATGTCCGCTTGAGCTAGAGCTTTTTAAAAACAAGCTTCACAAATTCGCACAAAACGAACAAAGGCATTTTAACGAAGGTTTTAACGTAAAATACATAGAAAAAGAGCTTAAAAAAGAACTTGTTTTAAGGCATAAAGATAAGGATTTTAAGATCAAGCTTACAGGACGCATTGATAGGATAGATGAGGCTAGTGATTGTGAGCTTATACTTGATTATAAAAGCGGGGATATTCCTAAAGATTCTTATCAATTGGCCTTTTATCAAGCTTTGTATAAGGAGGATGCTAAGGCTTGTTATTATGATTTAAAAGATAGTATGAGCTTTGTAAGAGAGGCAAAAACAAAGTCCGTGGATGATTTGCGTGAGCTATTTAAAGGATTAGTGGATGAAATGCAAGATGAAATTGTGTTTGAAAACTCACGCAACGGATGCTGCCCTTACAAAAGCATATATGAAAAGAATTTAAAATGA
- a CDS encoding FixH family protein: MSKKKTFWPYGIVLSIFAIVCACVATIIFSSFYPVYEDEFYFDKYQNVKYDYEGIEKKQANFNKNFEVSLDSIKDTKKDERGRIFYILDKNLLFTIKPKLCDECEFAKDFSLANFSSSLLLTRPHTSKDNQHLELELIDNNKLGATLGNLSQGRWQLKLKLQADDENIGFFTFDFVI, translated from the coding sequence ATGTCTAAGAAAAAAACATTTTGGCCGTATGGAATTGTACTTTCAATCTTTGCTATAGTTTGTGCCTGTGTGGCTACTATAATTTTTTCTAGTTTTTATCCTGTTTATGAGGATGAGTTTTATTTTGATAAGTATCAAAATGTAAAGTATGATTATGAGGGTATAGAAAAAAAACAAGCAAATTTTAACAAAAATTTCGAGGTTAGCCTTGATAGTATAAAAGATACTAAAAAAGACGAAAGAGGCAGAATTTTTTATATCTTAGATAAGAATTTGCTTTTCACTATAAAGCCTAAATTATGCGATGAGTGCGAGTTTGCAAAAGATTTTTCTTTGGCAAATTTTTCAAGCTCTTTATTGCTTACTAGACCTCACACCAGCAAGGATAATCAACACTTGGAACTAGAGCTTATAGATAACAACAAACTAGGTGCTACTCTTGGAAATTTAAGCCAGGGTAGGTGGCAGCTCAAGCTTAAACTTCAAGCAGATGATGAGAATATAGGTTTTTTCACATTTGATTTTGTTATATGA
- a CDS encoding DUF4006 family protein produces the protein MENTNRCVFSLSGVTGMLIATVLLLAILVGLTIWGLKAQQDVMQKPYTLENAQGIKEFGSSRNEHVIIKDAK, from the coding sequence ATGGAAAATACAAATAGATGTGTATTCTCCTTATCAGGAGTTACAGGTATGCTTATAGCCACTGTTTTGCTTTTGGCTATATTAGTAGGTCTTACTATTTGGGGGCTTAAGGCTCAGCAAGATGTTATGCAAAAGCCATACACCTTAGAAAATGCTCAAGGTATAAAAGAATTTGGTTCTTCAAGAAATGAGCATGTGATTATAAAGGATGCAAAATGA
- a CDS encoding cbb3-type cytochrome c oxidase N-terminal domain-containing protein, translating into MQWLNLEDNVNLLSLIGAILIILITLVVVGRMFKQMKEKKMQAELADHDWDGIKEYKNPLPVAWAVIFFILIIWAIWYFLWGYPLNSYSQIGEYNKEVTTHNMKFQEKFQNLSQEDKVKMGQNLFLVQCSTCHGITADGINNKAQNLNVWGSEEALIDVITNGSKGMNYLMGEMLGAADNGIAQEDIPAIAAYVAKELSAIKKTKNEHLVARGKEAFAVCVTCHGEDGTGKIDGQVVAPDLTTYGSSSFVVEVLNRGKSGSIGIMPAFNNGLLNDIQKQAVGEYVISLSRGE; encoded by the coding sequence ATGCAATGGCTAAATTTGGAAGATAATGTAAATCTTTTATCTCTAATTGGTGCTATTCTAATCATACTTATTACCTTGGTTGTGGTAGGTAGAATGTTTAAGCAAATGAAAGAGAAAAAGATGCAAGCTGAGCTTGCGGATCATGATTGGGACGGAATTAAAGAGTATAAAAATCCTCTACCGGTAGCTTGGGCTGTTATATTTTTTATATTAATAATTTGGGCGATTTGGTATTTCTTGTGGGGATATCCTTTGAATTCTTATTCTCAAATAGGAGAATATAACAAAGAAGTTACAACTCACAATATGAAATTCCAAGAGAAATTTCAAAATTTATCACAAGAAGATAAAGTTAAAATGGGACAAAATTTGTTCTTGGTTCAGTGCTCAACTTGTCACGGCATAACAGCTGATGGTATAAACAATAAAGCCCAAAATTTAAATGTTTGGGGCAGCGAAGAGGCATTGATTGATGTTATTACAAATGGTTCAAAAGGTATGAATTATCTTATGGGCGAAATGCTAGGTGCTGCTGATAACGGCATAGCACAAGAGGATATCCCAGCTATAGCTGCTTATGTAGCAAAGGAGCTTTCAGCTATTAAGAAAACTAAAAATGAACATTTAGTAGCTAGAGGCAAAGAAGCTTTCGCTGTTTGTGTGACTTGTCATGGAGAAGATGGCACAGGTAAGATAGATGGACAGGTTGTTGCACCGGATTTAACTACTTATGGTTCATCTAGTTTTGTTGTTGAAGTTTTAAATAGAGGTAAGTCAGGTAGCATAGGCATTATGCCGGCCTTTAACAATGGCTTATTAAATGATATTCAAAAACAAGCTGTTGGAGAATATGTAATATCTCTTTCAAGGGGTGAGTAA
- a CDS encoding cytochrome c oxidase, cbb3-type, CcoQ subunit, with the protein MEGIAKFLGSISKEEWAVFQGYGFFFLVLFLVIVLYAYWFHLYRREKRGERNYEKYADLALKDDINDTVLEKK; encoded by the coding sequence ATGGAAGGTATCGCTAAATTCTTAGGCTCTATAAGCAAGGAGGAGTGGGCTGTATTTCAAGGATACGGCTTTTTTTTCCTTGTGCTTTTTTTAGTGATAGTTCTTTATGCTTATTGGTTTCATCTTTATAGACGTGAAAAAAGAGGCGAGAGAAATTATGAAAAATACGCTGATTTGGCCCTAAAAGATGATATTAATGACACAGTGTTAGAAAAGAAATAA
- the ccoO gene encoding cytochrome-c oxidase, cbb3-type subunit II, translating to MFTWLEKNPFFFAVVVFVVIAYAGVIEVLPDFANNARPIESKKPYTVLQLAGRHVYIQESCNACHSQLIRPFKSETDRYGMYSVNGEFAYDRPFLWGSKRTGPDLARVGNYKTADWHENHMWDPTSVVPTSIMPAYKHMFSKNADIETAYAEALTVKKVFNVPYDVEGQTKLGSWEEAQASVKAEAEAIISKMKNEEVKAAFERGEIKEIVALIAYLESLK from the coding sequence ATGTTTACTTGGTTAGAAAAAAATCCATTCTTTTTTGCTGTAGTAGTATTTGTAGTGATTGCATACGCTGGTGTGATAGAGGTTTTACCTGATTTTGCTAACAACGCAAGACCTATTGAGAGTAAAAAACCTTACACAGTATTGCAACTTGCTGGACGTCATGTGTACATACAAGAAAGCTGTAATGCCTGTCATTCACAGCTTATCCGTCCTTTTAAGTCTGAAACTGACAGATATGGTATGTATTCTGTAAATGGCGAATTTGCTTACGATAGACCATTTCTTTGGGGTTCAAAAAGAACAGGCCCTGATTTAGCTAGGGTAGGAAACTATAAAACAGCTGATTGGCACGAAAATCATATGTGGGACCCAACCTCAGTTGTTCCTACTTCCATAATGCCTGCATACAAGCATATGTTTAGCAAAAATGCTGATATAGAAACAGCTTATGCAGAAGCTTTAACTGTGAAAAAAGTTTTCAATGTGCCTTATGATGTTGAGGGACAAACTAAGCTTGGTTCTTGGGAAGAAGCTCAAGCTAGCGTAAAAGCTGAGGCTGAAGCAATTATTTCTAAAATGAAAAATGAGGAAGTAAAAGCTGCTTTTGAAAGAGGCGAGATCAAAGAAATAGTTGCTTTGATAGCTTATTTAGAAAGTTTGAAGTAG